The Colletes latitarsis isolate SP2378_abdomen chromosome 1, iyColLati1, whole genome shotgun sequence genomic interval TCGTTATGCCCAACTCTTATCAAATTGAATAACATTCACTCGAACCAGTACTTTTCTTACTCTTCATAGTCACATAGTTAAGACgaagaattttatttgtattattacgtgcaataaataaaattggttCAAGAAAGTGTTATTTGATAAGAGTTAATCAAAGTAATGGTACCTATTTGATCTTTCGTTTAAATTTTCCCCCTTTTCCCTTCTAACAATCGCTTCGAAAGAGTTTGTTGCAAAAATTAACCTCCTGGATTatttagtagaaacataaacagTACGAAGCGGatgtttttgttattttttgagGAAACAGTTCGCGACGATTAATTTGGCTCGCATGGAATATTGCATTTTAATTAAGGCTTCCTATATATTTTATCTCTCCTAAACTGCATTATTAATCAGCCTCTGTTCATTGGAAATACGTGGTTCGATTACTgtgaaaatgaaaaatcgtAAATTCATAATTTTCGATAATGTTGTGTACTATTTTTGTACGTATAAAACAGTTTCGTTGGAAATTGAGGTATTAAAAATACGAGGGAAATGTTATTACGCGAAAgagaatagaaataaaaaaaaaattgatataaaCGATACGTGCGGATTAAACAAAATGGATTTATTCGGTTTTCCAGCGTCCAGGTGGGTCATTATAAAATTTATGGCCTAAGTCATTAATATTTTGTCAAGGAAATGCGTTCATCTTCCTTTTTTCCCTGTAATGGCTTTGCCGCAATATTGTGAGATTTACGGATTCAACTTCAGGCTGCTAATTAATGAGATCGTTTATCTTTTACCTTTGCAGTGTTGTGTAATAGTTTCCTATTAATCGATAATACCACCAGTTATGCGCGCGCGCGAGTTTATGGTATTCCATAAAATTCAACGAGCTGATTGAAAACTGAATTTTGAAAACGTGTTATTTGCTTCCTTCGTATCCTTTAAGAATTACATTCACAAAACTAcgagaaaattattttggaGTCGCATTTTCGTTCACTACAAaactttgaatttttatttcgaaacgttatgcatatttcaatgaaactccatatttttcaaagtgccaatcataattttattttctaatttcgtcGATTGTTGCTTCTTTTAATGTCAAATCTTCAACGAGAAACTACATTTCGCTACAATTCCCCTTCCCCTTTTCAATAATAAACAAATTCAAAATTGTATACTCTAAGAATATACACTGCTTCGGAATtatgaatgaaatttttaactAATTATCTAAACTTTAATAAACTTCAATAAACGTCAAACCACAAGGTGatcgtttttaatattattcataTTTCTATTGTACAAAGTCTTTTGAACATGTAGAATCCATTACTGTTATTAAATCCagtagaaaattttattttgtataaaaattaaaggcattaatttttttttctgtaaaaataatttgcgtcaaatataatagaggattttagtttccataaaaataaaaaaaaaataatttttgtaaaaataattaaccGCCATTTGTAACTTCTcccaaaaataatattaaggtGAAAATACACGAGCTTTTAAACTGTGATTTTTCAAATTTGATCAAATTGGAATAAAATAGCATTGTTTCGTGTTGCTATTGTTGAAAGCGAAcattttattcgataaaaaaaaaaaaaactgcggATATTATGTTGGTTGTAATCTCGACGATAAAGATATACATTTTGTACATGTGCAAATATTTCCATGAATATTAATTCATTACTGTCGGAGTTTTTAGAGACTGCAAGCTTAGGGGAAAATAGTTTCGTGGAAAATTGTGCTAGAGTTGGTCTGGCGACAATTTTATCCGACCAAGCAATCGTATACACGGtattctagaaactgggacaaATTGTAAGCACTTTCTATGCGAAGATACAAAATAATTaatagagaaaaaaaattgaaaatcgacATATATAAGGAAAAATAAATTGTTCTATCTAAAGAGTCCATATTGCACTTTTGCACGAAGAAAAATTATACTGTCGAAAAACAGTCCCCATCGGGGAATTCAACTTTTTCCTGCATCAGTTTCCCGTATTTCCCCTCAGAAATGAGCCTCGACTCGTCCTAGTTTCTAGAATCGTCTAGCATACTGTAATAATATACTTCAGAAACAGAAAATTTAGATTTGAAAACAAGAATTTATAATTTACAACTTATCGTCAGCGTACGattcttaaaatattttaataattatgaaAATAGTTTAATACTATTTCTGCCAAAGGCGCCAAAAGGtgtataatttaattatttttcatgtTTAATCATATTTCTTCAAGAACAGTACGATTATTTGCATCTAAATGTTAAAATTGAATAAGAAATATTACATGTTTACccaaggaaataaattttaaacgttataaAAAAAGAATCGATCTTTTTTAACTCGTTAAGATGACATACCCCGCGTTCATCTCTCGTTAAGGGAGGTAACTGAAAATTGACAACTGTTAGCTCTGTTAGGCTTGATTGCATTGCAGGCGAAATTGGGAGACATTGAGAATCAGTGAAACAGATCGAAATGTTCCACTTGTGTTTGTTTATTCTACAAATTCCAAAAACGATCAAAACtcaaaataatatacagggtgctcagccacccctgagaaaaattttaatggaagattctaaaggccaaaataagacgaaaatcaagaatatcaatttcttgactgaggcttcataaataagttattaaaaaatttcaaatcattctgaaaaaattatttccggttgcggaggtcaattacaattatttttggtgaatatacatacccttgaaatcctacccattttcgagaaaaaaattcaagtaggtattgaaatttttagacaaaattaaaaaatttcaaatcgtactaaaaaaattatagttacttacaggggccaattacaagcatttttggtcattagacataccctcgaaatcctacgtacttgcgagaaaaaaattcattaccgaaaatctaatgtgacggcagaaatggttccccgaaatttcatgcgaatctttaaaatgtcataacttctaaacggattggacgattttaatgtttaaaaaagcaaactacgcgtattttggtggggaatatgtacaaatcgcaaaaatattcgaaaagttggtccttgacccagcaaaatgagaaaaaccccataaaaatggtccaattttcaaacagccataactcctataattgtgaatatattttaatgaaatttttttctgaagtagtgctcatgggtacctacaaaaaagtattacacaacttttctgtagggcgtcaaacaaaattattaaaaatcagaaacgaatttttaagaaaaatcgacaggggtaagctgcctaaatttttcgacgaaaaaaaaaatttcaaatcgttctggaaaaattattttcgtctgctggggtcaattacaatcatttttggtgattacacatacccccgaaatcctacccattttcgagaaaaaaattcaagtaggtattgaaatttttagacgaaattaaaaaatttcaaatcgtactaaaaaaattatagttacttacaggggttaattgcaagcatttttggtcattagatatccactcgaaatcctacccacttccgagaaaaaaattctgtaagggcggaaCTTCAggggttaataactttttaacgaagcctccatcaacaaattggtattcttgattttcgtcttattttggcctctagaatcttcaattataatttttcccagaggtggtcgaacaccctgtatatgtagacTTCCGTTTACAAATTGCATAATTCTGGTATGGCAGCTCAACTTTAAAATAGCAAAGGTCGATTTGTTGATAACGTTACGCTTTATTATATATTCACCAGCAATCATcagtccattttttttttttgtacgttcaACACCTTTTTCTTACGTATTTCCTCTTCCATATTTTTAAACTTAATTTACACGTTTTGGAGGCAACCTCAAAATCAAAACTGAtctaatttaaattcattttctttaAGATTTCAACTTGaggattaatttttctagtttcatAGTGGCAAATCCTATTATCCAGAGCTTTTAAAAACTCCAGTGGAACGTAATTTCTTGTTGAAAATTCACGAAATTAAAATAAGCAACAAtcgatgaaattaaagaaataaaattataattatcctTGCAATGTATATAAAATACTAACGTAATGGTTGAAGTGTTAATGATAGATTCCTTAAACgacgatctttttttttttttgttaaaaaggTGGAAACCGAACGCACAGTTACGGAGGAGAACAAGGTTCTGTGGATCCTTACAACCAAGGATCCGGTGATCCATACAATCCAGGTGCCGGTGATCCATACAATCAAGGTGCTGGTGATCCATACAATCAAGGTGCCGGTGATCCATACAATAGATCTCCAGGTTATGAGAACACTTATAACAGAGGATCAGGATCGGGATCGGGATCGGGCTATGGCTCTAGAGATCCTTATGACCGTGGAGATCCTTATGGCCAGGGACAATCTTATGGCCGTGGAGATCCTTATGGCGGCAGCTATACGGCTGTAACAGTAGGACGAGGTCCACCGCCAGGTTGCAAGGGATCCGCATGTTGTGTGCCAAAATGTTTCGCAGAGAAAGGATCCAGAGTAAGTATTCGTAACTGACCATTCCACTCGAAATTGGATGCGTTTTCAGGAGTAACGTTTCGAGTTTTTCTGAAATTTATTGGGCAAAGTGACCTAATCTCAGAGTCGACTAAACTTCAAAATGGATAAAAGCTGTTAtatcagtggttcttaacctttttttttcaatgttcAGAAATTGCATACGAGGAACACCAAAATCCTCCATCACTTTTTTAGTTTCTAAACTTTTGGTTTTAAGACTATGTTCGTTTATATTGAGTCAGAACATAGTTACGTACGCCCGTGATTTATGAAATAATCTGATAAtaaatcgttaaaatttttaattgaatttacatacgatcaacatttgaaagaagaaaagtttctttttaaatCTTGACAATCGTTCATGCACGCTACAAATGAAAtactatatttatttcatttgatCAATTGATTTTACAACTCTGATATATTTGTGATATTAAATCTCTATTTTTTGATTCGTCCAATAGAAAGTAACTCATTGCACTGGTATCTGTATTTTCAAACAACTGATTCTATTCGTGTACTATACCTTCTTTTcatattttacagtatttatttttgtacgaaCAATGTTAAACGAAAGTATTTGTATCTCTCGTATGGTCGATTAATTTTAAACGAATTACAGAATTAATTTAATAGAGGCAAGATCGCCGAACAATTACGATTTTTGTTTGCATTCAACGATCTCTGGCGACCAATTGTAACTTTTCCCTGGAAAGGCATTCACTTTTTACAGAACGAACGTGATTGAAATACGTATACGTCGCTTTAAAAGGAAGTTACTTTTTGATTAAAGCATCAATGGCTGAAAAACAGAACGATCGAGTGGAAATTGGTCGGAAGTAATGAACGGAATTGCAGGAAATGATGATCTAGTGAAAAGTGATCGGGAAGAAAAATTTTCCCTCGTATTCACGTTAATTTGTAACAAGTTTATTAAGAATAATTTAATTCAATACGAAATATTTCATTAACATTTAAAGAGTCACGATCAGGTGCTTTGGAAACATTATCTACGTTAATTATGTACATTTAATTAAATTCCCTGCTCAAATTACATTTCCTTCTTCTTCTCTTCTGTTCTGTTTAATATTCAACATACAATTAATTATTTCGTGCGTTATTCGAGcgtaaattaaatttgaaaatttataaataacgaTAATTTTGAAACAGAAATTCACATGTTCCACTATTTGCTTGTTTTCAAAATCGTTATTGCCACCGCGTACTCTGCACAATTTCAAacgtatatttaaattaataatgcCTCGAGAGTAATTTTTCCCAACTGTCGTCCAAACACTGTGACGTAGAGCAATTAATCGAACACGATCTACGTATACAGGGTCCGCCAGGTGTGATGGGAATACAGGGACCAAAAGGACAAATGGGATTTCCCGGGGGAGAAGGTCTCCTAGGACCCAAAGGAGAGAAAGGTGATCCTGGCTCTCAGGGACCACAAGGACCAAAAGGTGATAGAGTAAGTATATCGGTGTTATTCATGAAACAATCCATGTAGATTGTTGTTCGTAACCGTTCTAATTGCGTCGTGTCCCACAGGGGAAAATGGGTATGCCTGGATTCCCTGGTATAAATGGTATTCCTGGAGTTCAAGGTCCGCCAGGAGCTGCTGGTCTTCCTGGTCGAGACGGATGTAACGGAACAGATGTACGTACATCGCGTATAAATAATCCTGTTACTGGACAGATATTAAAATCGATAATTAAACGGAGAACCATATTTTCTTTTCTCTGCCAACTTGtaggaaaattatattaaattaggTATGTACGTAATTAAGAGCTTACTTTGTGTCGTAGCGTTGTTACATTGCAGTATGTATAAAGAAAGCAATGAATAGATTTATATTTAGACAATTGTTAGGAATAAATTTCAAACGTTGTAACGAACTATTTATTGTTTTTGTTTAATGTGAAGATAACTTGTAAACATAGTGGGGGAACAAACTTATATAATGTATTATACATGAAGCAATGCAGAGACTCGAAGCAACAATAATTATTTGAACATAGGGCTTCGTTTTCATATTTTGCACTCTAACACTTAATCATTCCTCTCTGTAAATATTGTacactttttatttttaatttatctatACGTGTGTAATTTTGTTCTCGGTAGTAACTTGTTatataatgtaaatattttcTGTCCAATTTAGTAAACTCTATTTTTATAGTTTTGAAGAAGGCCACGATAAATTACTTGTTAAAACAATTGATTTGCAATATTAAACAATACatctaatattattaatttatatttacaataCTACGGTTATGCATGTAACGCATTATGATTTTTGGATGTCACTGAAAGTatatagaatttttatattttgaatGCTATATTGAATTTAAGTTTTCTTGTCGTTTAGGGTGAAACAGGTCGTGACGGTATTCCTGGAGAACCTGGTCCTCGTGGTTTACCAGGTACTCCCGGTCCCAAAGGAACCAAAGGAGAACCGGCATTCGCTGGCCCTCTCCCTGTCGGTCAAAAGGGTGAACCGGGTATCGATGGTGTGAGAGGACCTCCAGGACGACCTGGACCTTCAGGAGAACGTGGAATACCTGGGCCAAAGGGCGATCGTGGAGCTTACGTGAGTACCGTGATATTACAGTACGGTAGCTCCTTGATAAAAGGCCACTTTTCAACCTCGATAAAACGTACGTGACTATTTCCACTATTTTTCTTCTTGTAAAGGAGGAACCAGTACGTGTAATACTAATATTTGTTATCTTTTTGGTTATACCTTCATAAGCTATATATTTACCATATTTTAAgatattaattaaagaaaatattaaattaccgTAGGGTATGCCCGGAATAGCAGGTCCAAAGGGTGAGAAGGGGCacatgggtcttggatttgaggGTCTCAAAGGTGACAAAGGTCAGAAGGGAGAAATAGGACCTCCTGGTGTAGCTACACCTCCATGCCCATTCGTAACCATAACGGAAGTGACTGGGCCCAGAGGCGACCAAGGAGAAAAAGGAGACAAGGTATAGCGTCGAATATAAATACTCACGTTAATACTCTGACAATACGTTAAGTTCATTCTTTTGTATTTctccaaattattaaaatataattaaataaatagttcccatatttccatatagggTGAATTGGGAGAGAAAGGAGCATCAGGTAACGACGGTACGAAAGGAGATCATGGTCCACCTGGAACTTCCGGCTCGAAAGGAGAAAAAGGTCTACCAGGGCCACCAGGGGAACTCGTAAGTTTACCAGAAATGATTTTCACttactaattaaataaaattctaacgGAATATAAATTGATACGAATATTCATTGTATTCAGGGTCCAGACGGTTTCCCCGGTCCCCCAGGACCACCTGGACGCAAAGGAGACAGAGGTTACGATGGTTTGGATGGACTTCCTGGTCGACCTGGTTTGAAAGGGGAACCAGGACGAGATGGAGTTAAGGGTATGCCAGGAATTACAGGTCCACCAGGTCCACCTGGAGTAAGTACTATTTATGAATTATAGGAATCACATTTTTCATACCTTGACAGTATCCTTAAAATATTCATAGTTTTTTAAAGCTTTATTAGAATGAAACTAATGTCACCACACTATAACCACAAGAAAtttcaacgatatttctagagaGGGGAAACTGGCGTGTCAGTTGACGCGTTAAAgtttttgaaatttaaatatattttctatcAAGGTTTCTACGTTACTATGTGTGTCTTTTTTCTTATTCAGCGATATTAAAAACTGATTGCAATCTTAGGGCGGCAAAGGCTCACCAGGTCCACCAGGTCCAAAAGGACAGCGAGGATTCCCTGGTCCTACTGGGCCACGAGGCGCGGATGGATATCCAGGAGATCCAGGTCCTAGAGGCCCAATTGGTCCGGTGGGAGGTCCCGGTGAACAAGGCATCCCTGGCCCTGAAGGTTCACCGGGTGAGAAAGGATCGAAAGGAGAGTCTGGATTCACAGGATTCCCAGGATCTCCAGGGCCCCGTGGTTTTGACGGCCCACCAGGCCCCGTAGGTCCTCGAGGTTTTCCAGGAGACAAAGGATTATCGATTATGGTGGGTATACATGCTAATAAACATGACCAATAATAACAACGTTCGTCGTCCATCAGTATAATAGAAATCCATGGAATTTtttcaaagaaaatttttattttgttttcaaaaatatattttactttaCCTTACATTTGTACAGTTTCAATATTTcgagaatttaaaatattttaaaatgtttattcatAAAGGGTCCCAAAGGAATGGACGGAGCGCCCGGTTTGGATGGAGAAAAGGGTCTGAAAGGAGAACGCGGTTATACAGGACCACGCGGACTTCCAGGCGATTCCATGGACGGAATTCCAGGATCACCAGGTCTGCCTGGTTTACGGGGAGAACCGGGAACTCCCGGAAGAGACGGTATTCCAGGATATGCAGGAGAACCCGGTGAAAAGGGAGAAATGGGGGGACGCTGTTCGGAGTGCTTGCCAGGACTCAAAGGGGATCGCGGTTTGGATGGTGCTCCTGGATTGATTGGTCCGCGAGGACCTCCAGGAGAACGGGGATACCCTGGAGAAGCTGGTTTGGATGGGATGCTTGGACCGATTGGACCTCCAGGCGCACcggtatatttaaaaattattaaaataaatcaaAGTAAAATTTCAATTTGTTCACTGCTTACTTAGCCTACACAATAGTTTTCCTTGATGAGGTCTCAATGATggtgtaaaataaattaaaataatacttaGTCAAGCGATTGATCCTACAGAGTCAATAGAGATTATATTGAATAATTCAGAATAAAGTGTCACAGAAATAAAAGacaaaaaaaatacattggaaagATAAGCCAAGAAATCTTAATACGGATATCGTGTACTTAAGAGGCTGGTTACAAGATTATTATATTCATTAGACATTTGCAAATTGTCCACACTGTTAACTAACATTTTAGGGTTACCAAGTTGAAGTaatattcaattcaacatattaaaaatcaaatgtACTATAAATTTCGTATTAGATAGTTGTTATATTGGTTGTATTAATTTATACAGCTACACATTAGATTGTATTTCAAGCAGATTTTAATTATTCTGTCGACAGGGCAAGGATGGAATTCCTGGTTCACCAGGTGCGCCAGGATCACCCGGCGCACCGGCAACAATTACGTGGTCTAATGTCCACTTGGAAAAGGGTGAGAAAGGCTTACGAGGATTACCAGGGAAGATGGGTCCACCAGGCCCAATGGGTCCTAAAGGCGATAAAGGTGCTCTTGGATTCGAAGGATTCCCTGGACCTAAGGGTACTGCTGTAAGTAATAATTCTACACGCCTAGCACTAAAGTTTCaagaataattttgaaattttattaccaTATCTTATAAACTATGATTAGTTTAACTTTATGTCTGACACTTTTAGGGTGATCGCGGTTTTCCTGGACCAGACGGTATTCCTGGAAGGCCAGGTGTACCTGGACGTAAGGGAGAAAGTGGTATCAGCGTGAAGGGAGAACCCGGGGAACCCGGTCTGCCAGGTCACCCCGGTCTGAAAGGTGAACATGGATACTACGGCGACAAAGGGGAACCCGGtaaataaatatcaaaattaaCATACTGTTTAAACATATGTAGATTGTGTGAATTACTTTGTTGCTTGTGCATTAAATAGGCGAATGTCCACCGTTTAACATTACTAAGGGCGTGAAAGGCGCTAGAGGACCTCCTGGTGAGAAAGGAGAACCTGGACCGACGGGAATAGATGGAATTAAGGGCGAAAAAGGTTTACAAGGTTTTTCGGTAAGTGTTTATGTAAATTGATAAAACGGTTAAATGTCATCAAATGTGCCCCAGTTCAAATTACCCGTGCTGTTTAAATATCTAAATATAACATGATTTGATGAAATTAGGGTCCGTCTGGTCCTCCAGGAGCAATCGGTCCTCCCGGTCCAGTTGGACCGCGAGGATTGCCTGGTCCTCGTGGAGATAAGGGCAACATGGGACCTATGGGTTTCCCTGGAGAGCCTGGCCGCGAAGGACCTAGGGGATTCCCCGGTGCACCAGCTCTTAAAGGCGACAAGGGAGAACCTGGAATATCGGTCAAGGGTAGTCGTGGTTTGAGTGGTCCTCCGGGAATAAAAGGAGAAAGGGGTCTTCCAGGACCACCAGGAAAGGAAGGTCCTTCTGGTTTACCGGGTTTACAAGGATATGGTGGAGAGAAGGGTGATACTGGCGAGTCCGGAATGAGTGGTTTGCCCGGTGCACCAGGAGAGAAAGGAGACACTGGTACACCTGGACCACCAGGACCTCCTGGTATAGCAGGAACACCAGGCTTGGATGGAAGCAAAGGTACGCTGGAATTAAATTCCACGATTGGCGAGAACCTTTTGTTGAATACTTGAAATAAACTCATCAAATTTATCGTGTATAGGTGAACCGGGATTCCCAGGACAACCTGGTAGGGCAGGCCTTTCAGGATTCCCCGGTACGAAAGGTGATCGTGGAGCAGTAGGTATCGACGGACCAAAGGGATATCCCGGAAGAAGAGGCTTGCCAGGTGCACCAGGTAAACATGGTATAGAGGGTTTACCTGGTATGAAGGGAGAACGAGGTGAGAAAGGTGCTGCTGGTTTCCCTGGACTACCTGGAATGGAAGGAAAACCTGGACGTCCAGGTCTACCTGGACCTAAAGGAGACGATGGTCCTCCTGGTCCTATAGGTCTAGAGGGCCCTATTGGATTGAGTGGGCCTAAAGGTGAACAAGGTCCAGCAGGATTTCCTGTAAGCATATTAACAAAAAGCTATCAGTACCGATGATTTAGTATTAAAACAGTGGGTCTTAATCTTTTCTTTTATAGTTACACATTATACTCTTATAGTCTTCTGTTAAATTTCTTAGATATAAAAAGTATGCTACATTGGAAACTTAAGAAAGCTTCTAGTTTTTCAATAAGACATAATGATAACTTCAGTTACACAACAATTACAATTAActtacaattaatatttttaatttccagAAATCTATGTACGAATCTCATTagggttaagaaccactgtccTAGCGTCATATGGGGATTGAATTCTACTTTGCCTAGTATACTAATAATTTATTGAAACATTCACTGGTATTTTTTCTTGACTTCATTAGGGACGTAAG includes:
- the Col4a1 gene encoding collagen type IV alpha 1 isoform X2 is translated as MTRLGLRFVASAAFLAGIVSGQYNHTWVDPPPVVPLGRGDIGKPNSTEDDYNISPRWRAFLSNNEGSEEQDRRNIDPYDDGRSYDDRNNRHPDGGEYDQRYRGHQESYGGNRTHSYGGEQGSVDPYNQGSGDPYNPGAGDPYNQGAGDPYNQGAGDPYNRSPGYENTYNRGSGSGSGSGYGSRDPYDRGDPYGGSYTAVTVGRGPPPGCKGSACCVPKCFAEKGSRGPPGVMGIQGPKGQMGFPGGEGLLGPKGEKGDPGSQGPQGPKGDRGKMGMPGFPGINGIPGVQGPPGAAGLPGRDGCNGTDGETGRDGIPGEPGPRGLPGTPGPKGTKGEPAFAGPLPVGQKGEPGIDGVRGPPGRPGPSGERGIPGPKGDRGAYGMPGIAGPKGEKGHMGLGFEGLKGDKGQKGEIGPPGVATPPCPFVTITEVTGPRGDQGEKGDKGELGEKGASGNDGTKGDHGPPGTSGSKGEKGLPGPPGELGPDGFPGPPGPPGRKGDRGYDGLDGLPGRPGLKGEPGRDGVKGMPGITGPPGPPGGGKGSPGPPGPKGQRGFPGPTGPRGADGYPGDPGPRGPIGPVGGPGEQGIPGPEGSPGEKGSKGESGFTGFPGSPGPRGFDGPPGPVGPRGFPGDKGLSIMGPKGMDGAPGLDGEKGLKGERGYTGPRGLPGDSMDGIPGSPGLPGLRGEPGTPGRDGIPGYAGEPGEKGEMGGRCSECLPGLKGDRGLDGAPGLIGPRGPPGERGYPGEAGLDGMLGPIGPPGAPGKDGIPGSPGAPGSPGAPATITWSNVHLEKGEKGLRGLPGKMGPPGPMGPKGDKGALGFEGFPGPKGTAGDRGFPGPDGIPGRPGVPGRKGESGISVKGEPGEPGLPGHPGLKGEHGYYGDKGEPGECPPFNITKGVKGARGPPGEKGEPGPTGIDGIKGEKGLQGFSGPSGPPGAIGPPGPVGPRGLPGPRGDKGNMGPMGFPGEPGREGPRGFPGAPALKGDKGEPGISVKGSRGLSGPPGIKGERGLPGPPGKEGPSGLPGLQGYGGEKGDTGESGMSGLPGAPGEKGDTGTPGPPGPPGIAGTPGLDGSKGEPGFPGQPGRAGLSGFPGTKGDRGAVGIDGPKGYPGRRGLPGAPGKHGIEGLPGMKGERGEKGAAGFPGLPGMEGKPGRPGLPGPKGDDGPPGPIGLEGPIGLSGPKGEQGPAGFPGRKGESGRVSEKGQKGEPGVPGIRGPAGTPGRDGVDGVKGEPGLPGFGRDGLPGLKGEPGVPGVDGLPGLQGQKGDSGVRGFTGPKGDLGPPGGPGEPGTPGIDGLPGERGDVGPPGPVGFPGLNGEMGPPGRPGLNGIKGDRGIPGALGHPGISGAPGEKGDRGPPGPTIKVKGEKGEPGIPGLAGIRGEKGDRGLDGPPGYTGEKGDRGPPGLMGNPGPYGPPGPKGETGPPGIEGAPGLTVKGEKGVPCSPGKHGRKGIAGRPGEKGERGLPGLPGHKGDKGPYGPVGPRGEKGDMGLAGAPGSPGRDGSPGSEGIPGSPGERGLPGDTGPPGLPGLQGEKGETGFPGLGGFDGAPGEKGDRGWDGVNGAPGALGEKGDRGYTGAVGLMGPVGYPGPKGEKGDDCIEPPMGPKGDRGYPGLPGPNGPKGDKGLPGPEGLPGLNGLKGSHGLPGPIGPIGFPGPRGINGSPGLPGPEGPVGVPGSPGEPGRPCEAVTGDLTGMLLVKHSQSQSLPVCEPGHLKLWDGYSLLYMDGDERAHSQDLGSAGSCVRKFSTMPFLFCDVNNVCHYASRNDRSYWLSTNSPIPMMPVEETAIEEFISRCVVCEVPANTIAVHSQSLSIPECPHGWNGLWIGYSFVMHTGAGSQGGGHSLSSPGSCLEDFRATPFIECNGAKGHCHYYANEFSFWMSTIEEWQQFQKPEKQTLKAGTLRSRISRCQVCMKST
- the Col4a1 gene encoding collagen type IV alpha 1 isoform X1, which gives rise to MTRLGLRFVASAAFLAGIVSGQYNHTWVDPPPVVPLGRGDIGKPNSTEDDYNISPRWRAFLSNNEGSEEQDRRNIDPYDDGRSYDDRNNRHPDGGEYDQRYRGHQESYGGNRTHSYGGEQGSVDPYNQGSGDPYNPGAGDPYNQGAGDPYNQGAGDPYNRSPGYENTYNRGSGSGSGSGYGSRDPYDRGDPYGQGQSYGRGDPYGGSYTAVTVGRGPPPGCKGSACCVPKCFAEKGSRGPPGVMGIQGPKGQMGFPGGEGLLGPKGEKGDPGSQGPQGPKGDRGKMGMPGFPGINGIPGVQGPPGAAGLPGRDGCNGTDGETGRDGIPGEPGPRGLPGTPGPKGTKGEPAFAGPLPVGQKGEPGIDGVRGPPGRPGPSGERGIPGPKGDRGAYGMPGIAGPKGEKGHMGLGFEGLKGDKGQKGEIGPPGVATPPCPFVTITEVTGPRGDQGEKGDKGELGEKGASGNDGTKGDHGPPGTSGSKGEKGLPGPPGELGPDGFPGPPGPPGRKGDRGYDGLDGLPGRPGLKGEPGRDGVKGMPGITGPPGPPGGGKGSPGPPGPKGQRGFPGPTGPRGADGYPGDPGPRGPIGPVGGPGEQGIPGPEGSPGEKGSKGESGFTGFPGSPGPRGFDGPPGPVGPRGFPGDKGLSIMGPKGMDGAPGLDGEKGLKGERGYTGPRGLPGDSMDGIPGSPGLPGLRGEPGTPGRDGIPGYAGEPGEKGEMGGRCSECLPGLKGDRGLDGAPGLIGPRGPPGERGYPGEAGLDGMLGPIGPPGAPGKDGIPGSPGAPGSPGAPATITWSNVHLEKGEKGLRGLPGKMGPPGPMGPKGDKGALGFEGFPGPKGTAGDRGFPGPDGIPGRPGVPGRKGESGISVKGEPGEPGLPGHPGLKGEHGYYGDKGEPGECPPFNITKGVKGARGPPGEKGEPGPTGIDGIKGEKGLQGFSGPSGPPGAIGPPGPVGPRGLPGPRGDKGNMGPMGFPGEPGREGPRGFPGAPALKGDKGEPGISVKGSRGLSGPPGIKGERGLPGPPGKEGPSGLPGLQGYGGEKGDTGESGMSGLPGAPGEKGDTGTPGPPGPPGIAGTPGLDGSKGEPGFPGQPGRAGLSGFPGTKGDRGAVGIDGPKGYPGRRGLPGAPGKHGIEGLPGMKGERGEKGAAGFPGLPGMEGKPGRPGLPGPKGDDGPPGPIGLEGPIGLSGPKGEQGPAGFPGRKGESGRVSEKGQKGEPGVPGIRGPAGTPGRDGVDGVKGEPGLPGFGRDGLPGLKGEPGVPGVDGLPGLQGQKGDSGVRGFTGPKGDLGPPGGPGEPGTPGIDGLPGERGDVGPPGPVGFPGLNGEMGPPGRPGLNGIKGDRGIPGALGHPGISGAPGEKGDRGPPGPTIKVKGEKGEPGIPGLAGIRGEKGDRGLDGPPGYTGEKGDRGPPGLMGNPGPYGPPGPKGETGPPGIEGAPGLTVKGEKGVPCSPGKHGRKGIAGRPGEKGERGLPGLPGHKGDKGPYGPVGPRGEKGDMGLAGAPGSPGRDGSPGSEGIPGSPGERGLPGDTGPPGLPGLQGEKGETGFPGLGGFDGAPGEKGDRGWDGVNGAPGALGEKGDRGYTGAVGLMGPVGYPGPKGEKGDDCIEPPMGPKGDRGYPGLPGPNGPKGDKGLPGPEGLPGLNGLKGSHGLPGPIGPIGFPGPRGINGSPGLPGPEGPVGVPGSPGEPGRPCEAVTGDLTGMLLVKHSQSQSLPVCEPGHLKLWDGYSLLYMDGDERAHSQDLGSAGSCVRKFSTMPFLFCDVNNVCHYASRNDRSYWLSTNSPIPMMPVEETAIEEFISRCVVCEVPANTIAVHSQSLSIPECPHGWNGLWIGYSFVMHTGAGSQGGGHSLSSPGSCLEDFRATPFIECNGAKGHCHYYANEFSFWMSTIEEWQQFQKPEKQTLKAGTLRSRISRCQVCMKST